The following nucleotide sequence is from Salvia miltiorrhiza cultivar Shanhuang (shh) chromosome 7, IMPLAD_Smil_shh, whole genome shotgun sequence.
GATGAGTTTCGACCAATCTCCTTGATCAACAGTTTATACAAAATCATCGCAAAAACCTTGGCAGGAAGGTTAAAGGCGGTGATGGGGTCCATTATCTCGGATAATCAGTGTGCTTTCATTAAAGGACGGTACATTCTTGATGGAGTGGTGATTCTCAACGAAGCAATTGCGGaagcaaagaaaaagaagatcgGTAGACTTTTCTTCAAGATCGATTTTGCTAAAGCCTATGACTCCGTGCAATGGGATTTCTTAGATGTTCTACTTCGGCTGATGAACTTCAACCATAAATGGCGGAGGTGGATGAAGGGATGCCTTGAATCGGCGTCGGGGAGTGTTCTGGTGAATGGATCCTCCACAGGGGATTTCAAGATGGAACGTGGTCTTCGACAGGGGGACCCGTTATCGCCGTTTCTCTTTTTAATTATCGCCGAAGGGCTAACCGCATTGATGGGGAGAgcaacagagaaacagatggTGAGGCCGGCTGTTGTGGGGATGGAGAAAATCCAGGTGTCGCACCTGCAATATGCGGATGATACGATTTTTATGCTCACAGCGGACGAGGGCAATGTGATCAACATTAAGAGGATTCTCCTgctttttcaatttttggccGGGCTGAAAATTAACTTTGACAAGAGTAGTTTGATGGGGGTCGGAATACAAAGTGCTTCACTGAGAAGATGGGCCGTTTTGCTGGATTGTAAGGAGGGCTCTCTTCCTTTCAATTACCTTGGTATCAAGGTAGGAGGGCGGATGAACAGCAGTGTTGATTGGAATTTCTTGGAGGAAAAAGTGTTGAAGAAAATTAGAGGATGGAAGAAGAAATCGTTATCGTTAGCAGGGCGAATAGTCCTTGTGAAGTCTGTTCTGCAAGCTATTCCAGTGTTTCAACTCTCTTTCACCTTCATTCCCAAAGAGGTGATTAATAAGCTTAATGCAGCTTTTGGGAAATTCCTGTGGGGGGGAGATGGGGTTTCCAGATCTATTGCTTGGTTCAAATGGAAAGATTTGTGTGTGGATAAGTCTCAAGGAGGTCTGGGTTTTAGAAACATTGAGTGGTTCAATAAGGTTCTGGTGTTCAAATGGATGTGGAGGTATTTGGTGGAGAAGGAGGCGTTGTGGGTAAGAGTAATCCGCTCATTGTATGGGGAACTGTCATTTGGGGAGGGGGGGGAGTGGAAGGTGGAGAAAAGAGGCGGGATGAAGGGGTGGTGGTCCAAAATTGTAGGGGGCAGGGGGGAGAGTGGGGGAGAGTGAGAAGTGGTTTAACGGCAACATCCAAAGGGTGGTGGGGAACGGGAAGGAGGTTAGTTTCTGGGGGGAGGCGTGGGTTGGGAGCGGACCTCTCAAGTTTCTTTATCCAAGGCTTTTCAACCTTTGCCTCTTAAAAAATAACAGTGTGGAGGGGTCTGGGAAATGGACGGACGAAGGGTGGGAGTGGGATATCAAGTGGAGAAGGGAATTGAGGGGGAGGGAAAAGGAGATGGAGGATAATTTGAATACTTTGATTGTTGCTTTTTCTCCTTGTCTTGGCAAACAGGATGGATGGAAATGGAAGAGTGCAGCGGAAGGAATTTTTTCGACCAAAGAGGCATATGCGGAGTGCGCTAAGGCAGTAGGAGAGCGGGCCGTGGTTCTCAAAGAAGAAAGCAAGCAACTGTTGACGGCTCAGGCACCACATAAGGCTAGAGTGACAGCATGGAGAGCCATTTGCAATAGGTTACCAACCTGTGACAACCTACTCAAAAGGAAAGTACAGATTCCGGATGAAGAAAAGTGGTGTAATGCGTGCGTGACGAGGGAGGAAACGGTTGTCCATTCTTTACTCCATTGTCCGAAGGTTGATCGTGTGTGGGATCACATTCATCAGTGGATCGGCATCGAAACCACGAAACCACAAAGACTGGTGGAGCATTTCAAGTCCTTCATAGGAGGGGGTAGAGGTAAGAAAAATACGGCCTTCCTTAAAGCTTTATGGATTGCTACAGTGTGGCTGTTGTGGAGATACAGAAATGATAGTAGGTTTGAGAATaagaattgggaggtgtccaaGATTGCTAAAGATATCAAAGGTAACTTGTGGAGCTGGAATCAGCTTTTTCATATTGTAGAGTCAAATGTTTCTTTTTCGGGTTGGTGCTCCAATGAGTACTCACCCCTTGTGTAACTTTGTGGTATCTCTGGTACCATTCCCAATTATAATGGAATTTTTAcagatcaaaaaaaaaaaaaaaaaagttttattttgatggcttgatttttatatacatttatgatgatttatgGGTTGCTCCCTAGTGCATGGACAGGAAGAAATAAACAGAGGTAGAAAAAGATTAAAGAAATCGATTAAAAAGAAGATAGATACAGACAACAATCTTGGAAATTCAGATGGCCATCCTCCCCCTTTTCACTTCCTGCACCACACCGCCCGCCCGcaaaaatatactccatttCTCACTGCCTCTTCCTCCCCACCACACTTCCTGAcaaaatcacacacacacacatatatatacattgtTTTCATCAAACCAACAATATATCTCTTCTAAAAAATTACCTGATTTCCCTTTCGTCGATGATTTGAAGAAACTCAGACGCTTCTTCGTTACCGATTCACCCTAATTAAGAGTTGCACAATTAATTCAGGCATGAGAGTGCGTGCGTGAGAGAGAAATAGAATCGGCCTAGTACCTCAAAATGCGCGGCGGAATCATCAGAAGGAGGTACATTGTCCTAGAATTCAACAACATAAATTAAAGCCAGCAGAAACAGCAACGCAGATGATGTTACTATTTAGAATTGGAGAAGAATTAggtttgaatatatatatatacctggGAGAAATGAAAGATGGAAGAGCTAGCAGTGTCGTCGAGGCAGAGCGCGTGCTTCTGGTTAGGCTCCTTTCTGGTCTTGGTGTCTGCTCTTTTCTTCTTATCTTCAGACGCGtgaggcagcggcggcggcccCGACGATGCATCCGACACCATCGACTGAtcttcgtcgtcgtcgtcgtcgtggTAGCCCCCCTTGTCTTGATACTTGGTGTACAAGGCATCCGAATTGGAGATTTGATCCAAGTACATAGTCCAGCCCGATTCGCAGCCGCTGCTGTAGTCGGAGGTTGATGCGTTcattgtagagagagagagagaattaaggggtgttttggtgttgtttgtatgtatttataaggggaaggggaaggggaaggggaaggggtATGTGAGACCAAATAAATCAGACTCAAATCCTAGACTATTTTTTGTCCTTGGCTCTATCCTTTAGCTCAATATTATATATCTGATTCCAGAAGAATCAAAGTTGCCAGTTGTCTTGGTCATTGTGGGGAGAGCTTCCCTTCCCTTCTTCCCTCACAACTAATACTAATACTCATATATAGGAATAGGAGATGTGTGGTAAATATTTGGAGTGGAAGCCATCATTTTTCACACAAGGCTGTGCCAGATAGGATTCCAAAATATTGAATAATATCTTACCACAGACGCGTGAAAATGTACCATATTTGTGACAAACACGGAGAGAAGTTGGTGCTGGCTAACCGATTCATTCGTATAAAAAAACCAAGTAAGTGTGACTCCTCTCCATTCACATCATTACATCCTAGCTAATTTCTAAATTTACCACACCAATTATTTTCAACTCAAGCTGTCCAACTTTCAAAGGACAGGAGCTAGTGTTCTTGGGATTTACAAGAAAAAAGCAGAATCTGAGAGACACAGAGAGAGAAACAAATGATTCGGAAAAGGAAACAAGTTTAGTTGTTGGCACAACAACAATTTACATAAAGTGCTCCCGTTTGTCTCAAAACGTTACACCAGAATTAGTAATCTTTAATTAAGACTCAGTTAATATATTTGATCACATGTTAAAAAGTGAATCTGCTGTCTTCATCTCTTCATTAGCATGTAAAGTTTTGTCTTCTTCCACCAAGAATAGtttacacacacacaaactTTTAATAGTAAAAAAGGCATgaatattatttcatctttGCAGTAGCAGCAGCATGGAATGGATAGATGCATGGTGTCAAAATTGAATAAATGCAAGATTGGCCCATTAAATTTGTGATGGCAAGGATGTGCAGAAGCCAGCCAAGAGTAAAGGGTACATATGATCATAGGCCCATCATGTGCTTCTGCTAACATGCACAGGTAGGTTGTGATAGATACACTAGTACTTCTAACTCATCACACACCACTCAAATTCCTATTCTACATCATAAACTTCCTCTTATATATTTTCACTCTTTCATTTTGTGTTATCCCTTATTTggaaattatattattactatACACTCCTTAATTTTCCATAACAAACCGTACTACAATACATACAATAATATCCGACcatatatttttactatttaatACACACCACATGTACATTTACTTGCATTCCTATTCTAatcattttttaactttttaggCCACTTGGGGTTTCTAATGGATGAGGaaattaaacattttttttttcacaaaatttaaaaagtttagtaattaattaattactatgAGTGTGAGGGGACAAAGAGGGAAGAAGTTCTTGTgagtatatataatttattatggAAATTGCATCAGCTGTATCTTGTGAGTCAGCTGGTCCCGTAACGGTAGCCTATTCTAAGTTGCACATGTCATTTAGCTGCATGCCCTTACCACAAAACCCAATCTCAATTTCAATCATTAATTACTTCAGTTTCACCACTTTAATTTGGAATATACTAGCTAGTATCAAATATGCCGCTAAAACTATTTACATTTCAATATGCCATCTTCTTTAGTTAAGTTCTCTGCATCTTCTCTTGATTTCCCATGTGGTTTATATTATAAGACAATCAATGTTATACGACGTGTACGTACTAAAAGTTTTAATATATGTTAAAGTTGCACGTGTCGTGGTCTAGCTATTAATTCTTATCTTTCATTattatcatgcatatatatggGAATAAATGTAATCGTACATgtatatttgaaaatataaggTGAATTATTTGGAGGATTGCGTTTTATACCCTTTTGTTGttgattttcttaaataaaaaaataggatGTTTTTGAATGCAAGACCGAATCACACTTGAAagttagaaaaagaaaaagaaattaataccTTTATTCGCTGACGACAGACTATCTACCCACATcatagaaaaaaaagaaaaagaaattaatactcccttaATCTCATATATAggcttgttttctttttatcGAAGTCCCAAATATATAGGATTATTTCtataaaaagtaatgttttttcacttatttactattatattcctatttaattctttattaattttctcCAACTTTAATTCATCATTAGATAATAAATATAGGCATATATATTGGGAAgtttatttgtatatttttattttcaatattttttcctAATTTTTGGGCACATTTCAATCAGCCTAATTTTTGAATGTATGGATGGGACGACAGCGGATCGGAGAGAGCAACGTTATATCCATTACAACAATCTCATCAAAATACATGCATAAATTAATTGTGCTCATtggaaagaagagagagagagataatatatatattgataataaATTATCCAAATCTGATGAAGTAAAAGCTTGCTAGAATGTATAGTTGTCAGCATTAGATGACATTGGCTCAAAGTTGAATATGGAGCAATTTAAGAGTATGGGctcaaagaaaaaaagaaaagaaaaaactgtAAATGGTCCCTCCCTTGCAAAAATTGTAATGTCAACTGTAACTTCGAATTAGCTTTAAAAGTTCCAAGGGTTTCCATTAGTTTCCTCTCACAAATGAgacttttatatatttatttatatttaatttgtaatatatgtTTTCCATCGTTTTCATTGATTACAATTGACCCAAGAACAAGAACCAAGTCTACATCAATTGACTCCTAAATCCCTATCTCCCACTCTGCATGAGAAGTGTTCTTTCCATATAATATTCTGAAAGTTACCTAaccttttatttaatttcttatatattttcacCAAATATactaacaaattaaaattaaatatgaaatatctCTCATTTACAATCGAACCTAAAAACACGTTGTCACCTCtttagtaatttaataaaaCTTGTCGATATCATGCTCAGCCatttgatgaaaaaaaaaaattgtaaatctCTTGTTTCTCTATCACAGAAAACTTTAATTATCTTGATTCTTTTAGATCCTTATTCTTCTTAACTTGTTTGATTTCGACTGAACTTTTTCATGAGTGTACTCATTAATTTTCAACAACTAAATTCAAGTTATTGTGAAGCATATTCCAACAGTAAATTAATTCAGATTGCCAATCAGACATAAAACTAATAAAGTCCGATCCCCTAATAAGATTAATTAGTATATATTAGTGTAGTGTTTTATCCAATATACATGAGTGAGCATTGAGCAATAATGCAAAAGTAGTAGATTTCCAAAAACACGATGcatgtatatgtatatagtgTGGTTGAATGTGTGCGTCAAATCTAGGTAAATGAAAGCAACAAATAATATAGGTAGGTCACATGAGAGagtaaatatgaatatatagcAACAAATATTTTTGGTAATGAAGTCTCAAATCTAAGCTGTACGCCATACAAAATTCCAAAGGCCGTTCCCTTTGATGTGTACCAAATGGCTTTAAtcactccattggattttcagaCCCTATCTCAATAATTCAAACCCATCTCATCTCAACAATAAATGTATAAGTGGACCTAACACAAACGCACCACAAacacaaataatttatttttattttttttttattttaaagaaaaaaaaaaaaaaagagagagaggcctatatatacatatatattatttctcAGACTTGACAGCCAATTTGCAGCCATACACACACATTAAGATGGTGAAAGATCTTTTGTTTTTAGTCCCCTGGATCAATTGATATcatgttttaaataaatcaagatacGATTAGTTACATCGTTTGAGAATCCCCACTTCAAAACTCAAACTTATAATCATTCCTACGTAGTGTAATGTATTATCTATTCGATCCGGCCGGTACTGTTTTAGCATATTATTCCTTCATTAATCtttcatattaattataatttcttaAGTTGAACTGTATCATGCACTTTCAAActtgttagaaatggatattgagcTCATTcatcccttaaaaggccttataagagAGAGGGTTGTCTCACCGTAAAAAGTGGCACATGCTACTATCTCCAACCAATGTGAGACACTTTTAACAaaactcaatatatatatctattcaTTTGTGTTAATTGGTGCTAACACTTTTCATAAGCACCACCTCATTTCTAGCTCCTCTTTAGAAGCTTGCATCCATTGAAATTTATGTAGCAATATTCTAATAATGATTCTCTTAAAATTCCATGAAACTAAATAGATTTATCTTCTCAAATTAGCATGCGAATGTGCAAAAGATTTTTGGACTTGCGTCCTAACTTTGCCACCTGTGTTTCACGCAGATGACATATATCAAATTTGCAGCATATTAATTTTCATCCAACATTTGATGCCAAAATGTTAATTTATGGCCCAAAACAGAAAATCTCATCTCAATAGATTTCAAACTCAAACAAAGTTTTGACACCAATTACACCTTTTTTGTTGGACATGGAAGcatatatattttgttatatCAAGAAATTCGAAAATCCTTAGTCCAAAATAGTGAGGCTCAAAGCTTGTACAATATGTTGGGATGAGCATGGAAAATCCAATGACAAAATACGTGCATATATACTTTGCATTGTAGATGATTCAAGCTATTCCAATTATTACCCACTAtgcatttacaaaaataaaataaaaaatagagataattgtaaattaaatttcaacCTTTGAACGTTATTGTAAATTCCACTCAAACACATAACTGTTTCAATTAAGACTCAACCTGACTATTTGTCATAAATAAGATCATTCTATATCTTTTAACGGTGTTTAGAACTGagattaatttagatatttattCAATATTAAAACTCAGAATTAATATTAATCGAGGGCTGGTTTTTGAAACTTATTGGATGTGTTGTCCTCCCGCATTGCCAATTGTGTAGTCAAACATACGACGATTGAATAATTGAGTCACAAGTTGGTGCGATATAGATAGAGCTTCCTGATAATCCgaaaattacaattttgaatgtttgaaaataaaattgaaaatactgAATGATAACCTAGATCAAAGCGTCTAATTTGTAATAAATCATAAAGTTGAGTCTTAGTTAAAACAGTCCAAAGTTTGAATTGGAATTGCAGGAATGTCTAAAAATCATGGTTTAATTTGCAATTATCTttaaatattactataaaaAACTCTTGGATTGAAGATTTTACCCCAATTGCGAAAACATTTATTGTGAAATCGAAGGTTTATGGTGTGAATTGGTGCAAATTCGTCCTCTCAAATAAGTGACCACTCCTATTTTTCTTTAAACAAAAATAGTAATTGGTTTGTTTTacttttttgttattatttgcATCATTTAAATTAGATGTCTgggaattttgattaaaaaattgGAAATGTCAAAAACTCACGTGGACCAGCATCGAGCCTTTCGGGAATAGGTTTAGTCAAGTACCACACGTGTGTTGTTCCAACCCATGTGCTTCAGATTTTTGTCCCCTTCCCtagctttcttttttattttattttattttatttttctcttccatcaattttcatttaataatttttcttttcctatttacaaaattcaaacgTCGCTACCTGCCAAACACAACGCAACACAAATTAAGTATTTGTAACACACTTTCCGAAGAAAGAATGAAATACGACGAGTGAAAATAGGGAATAATTCCATCGGAAAAATCTAAGCTATCAAAAAATTTTGGTACTCAATATTTCAGAGAAGCAATATCTCTAACTTTTTATCTTGGGCTCCCAGGGTTGGAGATGTAAGGAAAATTACTCAATGTTTGGCTAATTACTAAAATCGcttcaataataaaaaaatgagaaaatgaaaTAGTAAGGTCCATAAATGATCTCACATATGCACGAATCTGTCTTTTATCTTTGGGTTAATAGAACTGCATTTATTTACTTCGCttttacattaatttaaataatagggATGAGTTACCACAGCTTTCATAGCTCAGTTGGTTAGAGCACCCGTTTAGTAAGCGGGAGGTCTTGAGTTCAACTCTCAATGAAAGcaaatt
It contains:
- the LOC130995319 gene encoding protein SOB FIVE-LIKE 5-like isoform X2, coding for MNASTSDYSSGCESGWTMYLDQISNSDALYTKYQDKGGYHDDDDDEDQSMVSDASSGPPPLPHASEDKKKRADTKTRKEPNQKHALCLDDTASSSIFHFSQDNVPPSDDSAAHFEGESVTKKRLSFFKSSTKGKSGSVVGRKRQ
- the LOC130995319 gene encoding protein SOB FIVE-LIKE 5-like isoform X1, which codes for MNASTSDYSSGCESGWTMYLDQISNSDALYTKYQDKGGYHDDDDDEDQSMVSDASSGPPPLPHASEDKKKRADTKTRKEPNQKHALCLDDTASSSIFHFSQDNVPPSDDSAAHFEGESVTKKRLSFFKSSTKGKSGNFLEEIYCWFDENNVYICVCV